One Helicoverpa zea isolate HzStark_Cry1AcR chromosome 20, ilHelZeax1.1, whole genome shotgun sequence genomic region harbors:
- the LOC124639946 gene encoding pre-mRNA-processing factor 39 isoform X3: MEDETSSDLQKCLSDGPMDTDEGPLINENSNGLSHLLTEGEFNSVEAAVDESSASNQGFLNAVELSAGSVGDYLDNNTDGFNTDPFDVGDNAVTFPSDSLNNVLTDGDSLLSDTAFKAPSETDGDVTESQKATVDTDFEVSELSDAGYSLPADDMTQTKTDDSADNVAEVKAQATAEPDLEQAEDSSSTPAIKTDQPNIEMDESVPVTEAPVEPIQEMEESEATSQPQVPEKNDEETKIKEDNATPTKKSKMGGAEETEVVSEDELPEVQKPSIKDAENVSDDELPGPKPAELPADTEVVSEDELPASKKETKESRKRKTEDERDGYDPGSPTSENESSNKKQAVAKNGESKPVPSEKRSSIDEKPKKKLPELDKYWKVVNDDPTDFTGWTYLLQYVDQESDVEAAREAYDAFLSHYPYCYGYWRKYADYEKRKGSKKKCLEVLERGLKAIPLSVDLWIHFLNHIKTTRTEDHAYIRSQYERAIEACGLEFRSDRLWESYIKWEAENGSALNVTNIYDRLLATPTLGYTSHFDNFQEHVMSEPVAGVVSRAELVRLRGEVRDAAGAAPQLDLPPGEDEPLDHVASEEEAQAIKERIIAARRKVHKTTGEQVAARWTFEEGIKRPYFHVKPLERCQLKNWKSYLEWEKQHGSLKRALVLHERCLIACALYEEFWMRLIKFLEERIESNPELVAVEREVLERACSVHHLDKPELHLHWAHFEEAHGNQAKAADILDRIEKTCPNLVQIQYRRVNLERRRGDYDKCVQLYEGYIAAAKSKAVASALAIKFARFLFHVRAQPAAARAALDAAVLRDPLNARLHAQRLDLALHTPGTPYEELDELVSSYGKQEGAEPEACAMLAWRRRELAEELGSAAAARDAHAHARALAKHLRKRARKDKHDPPPPPTSTCADSNKKKECAAAPANSAASPGGGSYYQAPAATQSYEQPYAQPYQPAWGYQQAPGPYQHHPHPWPQYPNYY; encoded by the exons ATGGAAGACGAGACGAGTTCAGATTTGCAG AAGTGTTTATCCGATGGACCGATGGATACGGACGAAGGTCCTCTTATTAATGAGAACTCAAATGGATTGTCGCATTTGTTGACGGAGGGCGAGTTCAACAGTGTCGAGGCGGCGGTGGACGAGTCGTCAGCATCGAATCAAGGTTTCCTCAATGCGGTGGAGCTGTCTGCGGGTAGCGTTGGCGACTACCTGGACAACAACACAGACGGGTTCAACACAGACCCATTCGATGTGGGCGATAACGCGGTCACATTTCCCAGCGACTCGCTCAATAACGTGCTCACCGACGGCGACTCGCTTCTTAGTGACACAGCGTTTAAGGCTCCCTCTGAAACTGATGGTGATGTTACAGAAAGTCAGAAGGCGACGGTGGATACTGATTTTGAAGTCAGTGAGCTGTCTGATGCTGGCTATTCATTGCCAGCTGATGACAtgacacaaacaaaaacagatGACAGCGCTGATAATGTTGCTGAGGTGAAGGCGCAAGCGACAGCAGAGCCTGACTTAGAACAAGCTGAGGACTCTAGTAGTACTCCAGCTATCAAAACTGATCAACCAAACATAGAAATGGATGAG TCTGTACCAGTGACGGAGGCACCAGTTGAGCCCATACAGGAAATGGAAGAATCTGAGGCTACAAGCCAACCACAAGTT CCTGAAAAAAATGATGAGGAAACTAAAATTAAAGAGGATAATGCTACACCAACTAAAAAATCCAAG ATGGGTGGTGCAGAAGAGACAGAAGTTGTGTCAGAAGATGAATTACCTGAGGTTCAGAAGCCAAGTATAAAGGATGCGGAGAATGTGTCCGATGATGAGCTGCCAGGACCCAAGCCTGCTGAGCTTCCTGCTGACACAGAG GTTGTATCTGAAGATGAATTGCCAGCTTCTAAGAAGGAGACGAAAGAGTCCCGTAAACGTAAGACTGAAGATGAGCGCGATGGCTATGATCCTGGATCACCCACATCTGAGAATGAATCCTCTAACAAGAAACAGGCTGTGGCAAAG AATGGAGAAAGCAAGCCAGTGCCTTCTGAAAAGAGATCTTCAATTGATGAAAAACCAAAGAAGAAATTGCCTGAACTTGACAAATACTGGAAAGTTGTCAATGATGACCCAACTGATTTTACTGGATGGACGTACTTGCTACAATACGTTGATCAAGAG AGCGACGTGGAGGCGGCTCGCGAAGCGTACGACGCTTTTCTGTCACACTACCCGTATTGTTACGGCTACTGGAGGAAATACGCTGACTACGAGAAACGTAAAGGAAGTAAAAAGAAGTGCCTCGAA GTGTTGGAAAGAGGACTCAAAGCCATCCCACTGTCGGTGGATCTGTGGATACATTTTCTAAATCATATAAAGACGACGAGGACTGAGGACCATGCCTACATTCGCTCGCAATATGAGAGGGCCATAG AGGCGTGTGGTCTAGAGTTCCGTTCCGATCGTCTGTGGGAATCTTACATCAAGTGGGAAGCTGAGAACGGATCGGCTCTTAACGTCACCAATATTTATGATCGACTTTTGGCAACACCCACCCTTGGATATACTTCACATTTCGACAA TTTCCAAGAGCACGTGATGTCGGAGCCGGTGGCGGGCGTGGTGTCTCGCGCGGAGCTGGTGCGGCTGCGCGGGGAGGTGCGGGAcgccgccggcgccgcgccgcaGCTCGACCTGCCGCCCGGGGAGGATGAGCCGCTTGATCATGTC GCATCGGAGGAAGAGGCACAAGCCATCAAAGAGCGCATCATAGCCGCTCGTCGCAAAGTACACAAAACTACCGGAGAACAAGTCGCAGCCAGGTGGACGTTTGAAGAAGGA ATCAAGCGGCCGTACTTCCACGTGAAGCCTTTAGAGCGGTGCCAGCTGAAGAACTGGAAGTCATACCTGGAATGGGAGAAGCAGCACGGCTCGCTCAAGCGGGCGCTGGTGCTGCACGAGCGCTGCCTCATAGCCTGTGCTCTTTATGAAGAGTTCTGGATGAGG CTGATTAAATTCCTAGAAGAGCGCATAGAGAGCAACCCCGAGCTTGTAGCCGTCGAGCGCGAGGTGTTAGAGCGAGCGTGCTCCGTGCATCACCTCGACAAGCCCGAGCTGCACCTGCACTGGGCGCACTTCGAGGAGGCACACGGCAACCAGGCCAAGGCTGCTGACATACTCGACCGCATCGAGAAGACCTGCCCTAATCTAGTGCAGATACAGTACCG cCGCGTAAACTTAGAACGTCGTCGCGGCGACTACGACAAATGCGTGCAACTATACGAGGGCTACATCGCGGCCGCCAAGAGCAAGGCGGTCGCCTCAGCTCTGGCCATCAAGTTCGCGCGCTTCCTGTTCCACGTGCGCGCGCagcccgccgccgcccgcgccgcgctcgacgcCGCCGTGCTGCGGGACCCGCTCAACGCGAGGCTGCATGCTCAGCGCCTCGACCTCGCGCTGCATACGCCCGGGACGCCTTATGAGGAGCTCGATG AGCTGGTATCGTCATACGGCAAGCAGGAGGGCGCGGAGCCCGAGGCATGCGCGATGCTGGCGTGGCGGCGCCGCGAGCTGGCGGAGGAGCTGGGCAGCGCGGCCGCCGCTCGCGACGCTCACGCGCACGCGCGGGCGCTCGCCAAGCATCTGCGCAAGCGAGCCCGCAAGGACAAGCAcgacccgccgccgccgcctac TAGCACATGCGCCGACTCAAACAAGAAGAAAGAGTGCGCAGCTGCTCCCGCCAACAGCGCGGCGTCACCAGGTGGCGGCAGCTACTACCAGGCGCCGGCGGCGACGCAGTCCTACGAGCAGCCGTACGCGCAGCCCTACCAGCCCGCCTGGGGCTACCAGCAGGCGCCCGGTCCCTACCAGCACCACCCGCACCCCTGGCCGCAGTACCCCAACTACTATTAG